The genomic stretch GAAATAGTGGCTAAAAGAACAGGCATTAACAAGCAGTATCTCGAATCAAAAGAAGAAAAATTTACTAATGACAACCTTTTTTTTAGTGCATTTCATAAAGAAATTTTTTCGAGTCCGTTCGCCTCAAAAACAAGAGATTCAACTCTTGATAAAATATTTGAAATACAAAGAGAAGTGATAATAAATATAGCAAATAAAGGAAACTGCGTAATTATTGGAAGATGTGCAAGTTTTATACTTAAAGACTGTCATAAATGTTTCAATATCTTTGTTCATGCTCCAAATGAAAGAAGAATACAGAGAATAACTGATGAATATGGAATAAAAATGGAAAATGCAGAAACTCAGCTTAAAAATACTGATAAATATAGGGCAAATTATTATAAATACTATACTGGAGCTGATTGGGGAGATATGACTAATTATAACCTCACCATAGACAGCGGATACTTCAATGATGAAGATATATGCTCTATAATAATAAATGCTGTAAAAAAAACTATATAAAAACTTGAAAATTGATAATATATTACTATATTTAATTAATAGCTATAATATGATATTTAGAGAAAAGGATTTATTTATGAAGAATAAAGATATTAAAGATTTTTATGAAAATGACTACTTCTCGTACGAATCTGATTGTGATTTATGGAATGATGAAAAAATATCATTATTAATAGATTTTGGAGAAGAAGCTGATAAATCAAAAATGCTTATGAAATATTTACATAAAATTAATGAAATATTAAAATGGATTGATGAGCATAAAAAAGATGTTTCAGATTTTCTTATAAACAAACAGTGTTTGGCATTAGCTGAAGAATGGGTTATTACAGGCGAACAAATAGATGAAAATGCTTATAAAAATCAGTCTGGAGAAATTATAAATATACCTATTAAAGATGAAGATTTCTTTGATGCTATGTATATAGATACCATATTAATAGATTTTGATGAAGATGAAACAAGGCCTGATACTACACTGCATATACTATTTGAACCTGATTATTTTAAACATCACTCATTGATAGTTTATATAGACGGTGAAAGAAAGATAGAATACGGTGATATAGCCGGATAATACAAATAATAAATATATCTAATTAAATACATGTATTTTTCAATCTAAACTTCAAATCATAATCGGCATATTACAGGAGAATATAGTTGAAAGACTACATTAAAAATTTAGAAAAAGAATTTTCAAAAATAACCAACGGATTTAAACAAATAGAAAAAAAGGCATTATATGATTTAAAATCTAATAATAATTCTTATATTAAAGAATTAGCATACACAGCTTATAAATCAGATTTATATCAAGTAAGAATGTATTCAGTGTTTTTATTTGGTTATTTATCTGAAAAAAAAGAAATTCTTAATTTTATGAAAGATGTAGTTTCTAAAGATAATAATTGGAGAGTTCAGGAAATATTGGCAAAGTCTTTTGATGAACACTGTAAAATGTTAGGATATGAAAAATCTACATCAATTATTGATGAATGGTTAAATAATAGTAATCCTAATACAAGGCGTGCTGTAACTGAAGGTTTAAGAATATGGACAAATAAACCATATTTCAAAGAAAATCCTAGTGAAGCAATTAAAAGATTATCAAATCTAAAACATGATAATAGTGAATATGTTAGAAAATCTGCAGGTAATGCTTTAAGAGATATAAGCAAAAAATATCCAAAATTAATTGAAGAAGAATTAAATAGCTGGAATTTAGAAATAAAAGAAATAAAACAAGTTTATAAATTAGCAAACAAATTTATAAAACAATAAAGTTTATAATTTTTATTATCAATTTTTTTGCTGCGGATTAGCCAAAGCTGATGTCGGCATGATTAAGAAAGACACAGATATTAAAAACAAAATATAACTCTATTTTTAACAAACTATATTTATATTAGGTATATAATATAAGATTATAAAAAATATAGTTTAATCAGCATATTCCTGAAAAAGCATTATTTACTCTTATTAGATATCAGTAAAACTTAAATGTGAGAAAGAATGCTGTAAGAGTATGCATCTGATTACCTATTATTGTACAAAACAAATAATTTATTTTATATTTAAAATATATTTATAAGTTTATAAAAATATTTTATATTATTAATAAACTATAATAGCATTTACAAATAAATAAAACCTTACAAAATATAACTGATTAGTTATATACAAAAATAAAAAATTATAATTGACTTTTTATTTTATATTTATACAATTCATCTGTCAAAGATTATTAAAAAATTTAAAAAAGAACAAAAATTGTCAGAATATTACAATTAAAAAATAAACAAGAGAGAGGAATCTATGATTAGTATAATATCAGATATGGACGGAGTTATATACAGAGGAAATAATTTAATAGACGGAGCAGAAGATTTTATAAGAATGTTATTATATAAAAATGTGCCTTTTTTATTTTTAACAAATAATGCAGAGCAAACTCCAAGAGATTTAAAAAGAAAATTAGAATCATTGGGGGTAAACGGACTTGAAGAAAAACATTTCTTTACAGCAGCACAGGCAACGGCGATATTTTTACAAAGACAGCTTGAAAACGGAACTGCATATGTTATAGGTACAGGCGGACTTGTAAGCGAACTTTATAATGTAGGATATAGTATCAATGATGTTAATCCAGACTATGTAGTTGTTGGTAAAACAAGTGCTTTTAATTTTGATATGCTTCAGAAGGCTGTTCATCTTATAAATAAAGGAGCAAGATTTATAGGATGCAATCCAGATATAGTAGACCCAGCACCAAATGGTGAATTAATACCTGCTGTAGGACCTATACTTGCCGCTATAGAAACTGCTACAGGAAAAAAGCCTTATATTGTAGGAAAGCCCAACCCCATTATGATGTCTATTGCCAAAAACCAGATTAATGCTCATAGTGAAAATACACTTATGGTTGGCGACAGAATGGATACTGATATACTAGGAGGACTTGGAGCCGGAATGAAAACCGCTCTTGTACTTTCTGGTGTTACAAACAGAGAAATGATAGAAGGATTTCCTTACAGACCAAATTATATATTTAATTCTGTAGCTGATATAAATATAGACAAATTTTAATTTACAAATCATATTTTAGATATATAATAATTTCTATTAAAGCTGTTTAATCTTAAATTAGGCAGCTTATTTTATTTATTATTCTTTATTAAATAAAAAATAACAATCAGGAATTTTTATATGTCTAATTTATTATTTATTATAATGACGCTTTTATGGCTGTCATTATATGTTTATATACCATATCAGGTTACATATTTGTCTTCTATCAATGTAAATACATCTATGATAGGAATTATCATAGGTGTTTACGGTGCTGCTCAGATGTTTTTAAAATTTCCTTTCGGGCTTCTTAATGATTATATAGGAAAATGCCGTTCACTCATAATATTAGCAGGATTTCTAACTTCGCTTGGCGGAGTAATAAGATTATTAAATACAAATCAATACGGCTTTTTAATAGGCGGAACATTATGCGGAATATCAGCATCTATTTGGACAGTATTTATGGTCTTATATGCTTCGTATTTTGATAAAAATGAAGAATACAAAGCTACAAGCAAAGCATTAGTTGCAAGTGTTCTTGGTATGTTTATTGCTTTTTTAATAGCGGCTATTTCTTATAATAAACTTGGAATTAAATTTATTCTTCTTGTAAGTGCTGTATCTGGGGCATTGGTATCATTACTAGGACTATTCTTAAAAGACAGTAAGCATAATAAAAAAATGTCATTTAATGATTTATTTTCAGTTATAAAAAATAAAAGATTAATAGTATTTTCTCTGCTTGCTGCAGTTATGCAGGGAGTGCAGATGTCTGCTGTAATTTCTTTTACTTTAAATAGAATAAAAGAATTAGGCGGAAGTGATAATAATGTGGGAATGGCTTCTATAATAAGTATGTTCTTTGCTATAGTTGGTGCCTTTGTACCAAGTAAAATAAAAAATGAAAATAATATAAAGAAATACATACCTATATCATTTATAATGATGGCTTTGTACTGTATCATAGTTATATCAGTAAATAATGTATTAATAGTTACAGCTTCTCAGATTTTAGGAGGTTTTTCTTCCGGCATACTCGCATCGCTCCTTACAAGCGAGTCTGTAAAAGAAATAGATATAGATAAAAAATCATCTGCTATGGGATTTTTTCAATCAATATATTCATTGGGAATCTTTATATTTCCTATAATAACAGGCAAATTAATAGAATTATATTCTATAAACTTAGCGTATATTGTACTTGCAGTAATTGCTTTTTTATCATCTGTAATATCAATCTCTTATTATATTACAAGCGAATAAAATAACAAAAAACAATTGCAAAAAAATAGTTTTATAATAATATATTAGATTTATCAAAATACTATTATATTTTCACAATCTAACAAACAAAACTAGGAAAAATTATGTCAGAAAATAAAACATCAAACAGTAATAATGCTGGATATATACTTGCAATACTTGCAGTTATAATATGGAGCGGAAACTTTGTAGCAGCAAGATTTCTAACTCATCTAACACCAATAGAAATATCTTTTTACAGATGGATTGTAACATTTATAGTTCTAACACCATTTTGTATGAAAAAATTGATAAAAAACATAAAATATATAAAAGGCAGATGGATTAAAGTTATAATAATATCTATACTTGGTGTAACAGTATTTAATACATTTGTATATTTAGCAGCACATACAAGCAATGCTACAAATATGTCTTTGCTTGCCACATTATCACCAATCATAATGGCAATAATAAGCAGAATAGTATGGAAAACTAAATTGACTATTAATCAAAAATTGGGACTTCTTATCGTTATAATTGGTGTTGTTATACTAATAACAAAAGGAAGTATAGATGTGCTTATGAATTTAAAATTTGCCGTAGGAGATTTATACATGCTGTTTGCTGTTATATTATTTGCTGTATATACTTTAACTCTAAAAGTAAGACCTAAGGAGATTTCACAGTCAGCATTTTTTTATCTTATGGTAATAATAGGACTTATACCTCTGATAGCAGCAATGATTTTTAAATACGCTTCAAACAATGCACATACTTTAGATACAAAGTCAGCATTGATATTAATATACGTAGGAGTATTTCCTTCTGCTTTGGGTTTTATACTATGGAACATGGCTATTGCCAAAATAGGTGCTATAAAGGGAGGTATAATATATGATGCTATACCGTTTTTTTCATCTTTAGAAGCTGTTATACTTTTGCATGAAAATCTGTTAATATCTCAGGTTATAGGCGGAATATTAATACTTGCCGGAATAATATACAGTACAATAGGAGATAAAATCAAAAAGCAGAATGATATTTAATATTTAATTTTTATATTAATAAAAAATCTGAATCAAAAAATATAATACTTATTTTATTATACTTACAGTAAGTATAGTTATAGTGTATTTCAGTTAAACTTTCTCAAATCAGACCTATTTAAAGGCTTGTACTGTGATTTTTCAGAATCAGGCACTTTAGTCCATTTCATAGACTTACCAAATACACCTGCTTTATCTAAAGAACCTCTTACAGTGAGAGTTTTTTTATCTTCTGATAAAGACATTTTGCCGTTATATGTTTTACCATCATAAGGATTATATATTTTTCCGCCTTTCCACTCTCCGTTTTCAAAAGAAAGTCCCATTAAATAAACTAAACCTTTTAAAGGAAGTTCTCTTAATTCTTTATTAGGATTTTTTACATCTTTTTTTTCAGGTCCATTGTATCCGCCTTTATAATCGAAAAAGTAACCATAGTATTTACCATTTTCTTTATAAATTTCTACAACGGGTATCAAACCTTGTGAATCTTTCTCAGAATACCAAAGCCCTACAACATCATCAGCACTTTGAGCTAAAAGCAGTAAATTTGAAAAAACTAAAAGTACCAATAAAATAAAAATTTTTCTCTTCATAATTTAACTTAATTCTTAAAATATTATTACATATATAAAATTCTTACTTAATATAACACAATTTTTTATTATTTGGTAAAATTATTTTTTACTTTTATTGCTTTAGCCTGTAAATACATACGGTATATACAGGCCAAGACAATTTAATTTAATTTAATTTAATTTATCAACAAGGGATCATAAAACCTAAACTGCTATTTTATAAAAATTAATAATCGCCATATAGTTATCTTTTTACACATCAATCTTATAAATCAATCAGCAATTAATTTAACTTTCTTAATTCACCTTTATTTAGAGGTTTGTATTTAGCAGCATCACTGCTTGACAATTTCTTCCATGTTATGGTTTTTCCAAATATTCCTGCTCCGTCAGCACTAGCTCTTATTTTTATTTCTGTACCATTATCTGATAAAGTTACCTTGGCATGATAAGTTTTACCATCATCTGGATTGTATATTTTTCCATTTTTCCATTCCCCATTAACAAACTCTAAATCATATAAATAAACGAGTCCTTTTAAAGGTAAGTTTCTTAACTCTTTTTTTGGATTATTAACATCGTTTACTATATCATTTGAATTTTTATAAGCAAATGAATAAGCATAATATTTGTTATTTTCTTTATATATTTCAACTACAGATACTCTATTTTGAGAATCTGCCTGACTGTACCATAAACCTGTTATATCATCAGCATTCTGAGCAAAGGCTAATACATTAAACAAAAATGTAAAAATTAATATTGTAATTATTTTATTTTTCATTAAATTCTCCTTTTTTAGTGATTTTGGTATAAGTGATAAACTAATATATTAGTCTATCACTTCACTCAAACATATTTTTGTTACTTAAACAAATTAATTAAGGCTGGTATCCATTGATAAGCTGTACCTATAGCAGCTCCAACAACACCGCATAATAAAAATCTAAGCACTATATAAGGTTTTAATGGGAATAATATATTGCGTGCTGCTAAATATCCGCTTAATAAAGCACCTGTGAATCCTCCGCCTGGGAAGTTCCAAGCACTAGCAAAATGTAAGTTTTTCACTGTAGGCGATACTCTTACGCATCTGCTTTTTTTCAAGTAAGTATCCTGTACAAATCCGTAAGGAGTACCGTCTGGAGTTTTTATGTATCTCTTAATTGTTTTAGGAGTAGCTACTTCATAATACTCTATATTATCTCTAAATCCCGGATAATGCTGTTCTGCTCTGTCAATTAATTTTTCAGCCATCTCCTTTTTTCTTGCTTTATATTCTTCATCGCTCAAATCTTTCCATTCGTCTAAGAATGAAGGTCCTGTAAGTACGGCAAATGAGCGGTTATCACCCTCCTCTACAAGTCCGCTGTCAATAGCAGAATAATCTACAAATACAAAGTTTCTGTCTTCTACTGGTATATGTCTCTGTCCTTTGCCATCTTCTTTGAAGTTTGTATTTAAAGTTTTTTCTGTAGTTATAAATGTGGAGTATGCATTATTAGGATAAAGCTCTGAGAATTTTTTCTTAAATATTATGTAAACTGTATAAAGTGATACTGAGTTTTTAAGTTTCTTTATTCTCTTATCTTCATATCCTTTAGGTAATAATTCATCATAAACTATTTGAGGAGCTGCATTTGCTATTACATAATCAGCATTAACTGTAATTTCCTCTTTTGCTCTTTTATCATAATAAGTTACTCCCTCAGCAATATTTCCTTTTACATTTATTTTCTTAACTTCTGAAGAAACTTTTATCTCCCCTCCGTTTTCTTTTATTATATCAGCTAAAGCATTTGATAAGTTCTGACTGCCTCCTTTAATAAAATAAGCAGAGTTATAATAAGCACCCTGAGCACAAGCATGATAATACCAAGTAAACTCATATGGGTTTTGGTGATAGTAAGTAATATTTATATTCAATATTCTTTTTAACTTATCACTTTTTATTATAGAATCCAAAACATCTCCAGTATTTTTCTGCTTAAACAATTGATATAAAATCATAGGAAGTGTTGTTACTGGAAAGAAGAAATAATCCCAAAACTTCAAGTCATAAGGTACTCTTCTTATCATATACATCATTCTTGAAAGTCCTGAAAAATATTTTTTTATGCCTTCTTTCTCTTCTGGAAACTCTTTTTCTAAAGTATTTATAGCATTCTCATAGCCTTCAGGTATAACCAAGTCTGTAGATTCTGTTTTTATTCTCCAAGTTTGAGGAAGCTGTACTAGATCAACTCTGTCATAAAGACCTAATTTGCTGAATATTACATGCTTCATCTCTCTGTTTTTTTTAGCCATATCCAATTCATGAAGCCCTACTTCAAATTTTACATTTTTTCTTTTGTATCCTGTAGCACATCCTCCTACTATATTATGGCTTTCTAATACTAATACTTTTTTTCCTTGTTTTGCTAAATAGGCTCCTGAAGTTAATCCTCCCAAACCAGAACCTATTATTACTATATCATATTTATTGTTAGTCATACTCATAATCTCCTTTAATAAATTTAAATTGTCTTTATAAGTTATAAGCGTTTTTATTTGTTTTTGCTTATATATTAATAATAATATAAAAAATAAAAAATACAAGCAATTTTTATAAAAAATGCGTATATATAGTTCCTTTTTTTGAGAAATTTAATATTTTTTTACAATTTTGTATTACATGTATGATAAATTTAAAATGTTTATTTGTTATTTTAGAATAAATTATGATGAGACACTCTATATTATAAATCTAATAATTTTAACTAAATAAAAGAAAATATCAGCGAAACAGAAAAGAAAAAAATACAAATAAGAAATTTATTAAAACATCAAAATAAAACAAAAGAAGATTTTATATATCTTATTTCAGAAGATAATTTCTTTGACCCTATTTTAGATTATTTGATAAAATGCAGAAATATGGTTGATAAAAAAATCACAGAAGAAGAATATGAGTTTATAAAGCCTTTAGAAGAACTATATAAAACTCAAGGCTTTAAAATAAAAATAAATAAAAAAAGGAGCGATAAATGAATAGAAGATTTTTAAAAATACAAAACTTTAGAAATATAGGAGTTACAAAAGACTTGGAAGAATACCAAACACTTTATTTAAATAACACATTGAATAAAGATGAAATGGGCGAACTTATAATACTTATAGGCGAAAACAATGTCGGTAAATCAAATATACT from Brachyspira murdochii DSM 12563 encodes the following:
- a CDS encoding cytidylate kinase-like family protein, which translates into the protein MNNIITISRQYGSGGRNIGEMISKKLNFNFYDKELIEIVAKRTGINKQYLESKEEKFTNDNLFFSAFHKEIFSSPFASKTRDSTLDKIFEIQREVIINIANKGNCVIIGRCASFILKDCHKCFNIFVHAPNERRIQRITDEYGIKMENAETQLKNTDKYRANYYKYYTGADWGDMTNYNLTIDSGYFNDEDICSIIINAVKKTI
- a CDS encoding DUF2262 domain-containing protein, producing MKNKDIKDFYENDYFSYESDCDLWNDEKISLLIDFGEEADKSKMLMKYLHKINEILKWIDEHKKDVSDFLINKQCLALAEEWVITGEQIDENAYKNQSGEIINIPIKDEDFFDAMYIDTILIDFDEDETRPDTTLHILFEPDYFKHHSLIVYIDGERKIEYGDIAG
- a CDS encoding DNA alkylation repair protein encodes the protein MKDYIKNLEKEFSKITNGFKQIEKKALYDLKSNNNSYIKELAYTAYKSDLYQVRMYSVFLFGYLSEKKEILNFMKDVVSKDNNWRVQEILAKSFDEHCKMLGYEKSTSIIDEWLNNSNPNTRRAVTEGLRIWTNKPYFKENPSEAIKRLSNLKHDNSEYVRKSAGNALRDISKKYPKLIEEELNSWNLEIKEIKQVYKLANKFIKQ
- a CDS encoding HAD-IIA family hydrolase, whose product is MISIISDMDGVIYRGNNLIDGAEDFIRMLLYKNVPFLFLTNNAEQTPRDLKRKLESLGVNGLEEKHFFTAAQATAIFLQRQLENGTAYVIGTGGLVSELYNVGYSINDVNPDYVVVGKTSAFNFDMLQKAVHLINKGARFIGCNPDIVDPAPNGELIPAVGPILAAIETATGKKPYIVGKPNPIMMSIAKNQINAHSENTLMVGDRMDTDILGGLGAGMKTALVLSGVTNREMIEGFPYRPNYIFNSVADINIDKF
- a CDS encoding MFS transporter is translated as MSNLLFIIMTLLWLSLYVYIPYQVTYLSSINVNTSMIGIIIGVYGAAQMFLKFPFGLLNDYIGKCRSLIILAGFLTSLGGVIRLLNTNQYGFLIGGTLCGISASIWTVFMVLYASYFDKNEEYKATSKALVASVLGMFIAFLIAAISYNKLGIKFILLVSAVSGALVSLLGLFLKDSKHNKKMSFNDLFSVIKNKRLIVFSLLAAVMQGVQMSAVISFTLNRIKELGGSDNNVGMASIISMFFAIVGAFVPSKIKNENNIKKYIPISFIMMALYCIIVISVNNVLIVTASQILGGFSSGILASLLTSESVKEIDIDKKSSAMGFFQSIYSLGIFIFPIITGKLIELYSINLAYIVLAVIAFLSSVISISYYITSE
- a CDS encoding DMT family transporter codes for the protein MSENKTSNSNNAGYILAILAVIIWSGNFVAARFLTHLTPIEISFYRWIVTFIVLTPFCMKKLIKNIKYIKGRWIKVIIISILGVTVFNTFVYLAAHTSNATNMSLLATLSPIIMAIISRIVWKTKLTINQKLGLLIVIIGVVILITKGSIDVLMNLKFAVGDLYMLFAVILFAVYTLTLKVRPKEISQSAFFYLMVIIGLIPLIAAMIFKYASNNAHTLDTKSALILIYVGVFPSALGFILWNMAIAKIGAIKGGIIYDAIPFFSSLEAVILLHENLLISQVIGGILILAGIIYSTIGDKIKKQNDI
- a CDS encoding DUF2147 domain-containing protein, coding for MKRKIFILLVLLVFSNLLLLAQSADDVVGLWYSEKDSQGLIPVVEIYKENGKYYGYFFDYKGGYNGPEKKDVKNPNKELRELPLKGLVYLMGLSFENGEWKGGKIYNPYDGKTYNGKMSLSEDKKTLTVRGSLDKAGVFGKSMKWTKVPDSEKSQYKPLNRSDLRKFN
- a CDS encoding DUF2147 domain-containing protein, with amino-acid sequence MKNKIITILIFTFLFNVLAFAQNADDITGLWYSQADSQNRVSVVEIYKENNKYYAYSFAYKNSNDIVNDVNNPKKELRNLPLKGLVYLYDLEFVNGEWKNGKIYNPDDGKTYHAKVTLSDNGTEIKIRASADGAGIFGKTITWKKLSSSDAAKYKPLNKGELRKLN
- a CDS encoding phytoene desaturase family protein, with protein sequence MTNNKYDIVIIGSGLGGLTSGAYLAKQGKKVLVLESHNIVGGCATGYKRKNVKFEVGLHELDMAKKNREMKHVIFSKLGLYDRVDLVQLPQTWRIKTESTDLVIPEGYENAINTLEKEFPEEKEGIKKYFSGLSRMMYMIRRVPYDLKFWDYFFFPVTTLPMILYQLFKQKNTGDVLDSIIKSDKLKRILNINITYYHQNPYEFTWYYHACAQGAYYNSAYFIKGGSQNLSNALADIIKENGGEIKVSSEVKKINVKGNIAEGVTYYDKRAKEEITVNADYVIANAAPQIVYDELLPKGYEDKRIKKLKNSVSLYTVYIIFKKKFSELYPNNAYSTFITTEKTLNTNFKEDGKGQRHIPVEDRNFVFVDYSAIDSGLVEEGDNRSFAVLTGPSFLDEWKDLSDEEYKARKKEMAEKLIDRAEQHYPGFRDNIEYYEVATPKTIKRYIKTPDGTPYGFVQDTYLKKSRCVRVSPTVKNLHFASAWNFPGGGFTGALLSGYLAARNILFPLKPYIVLRFLLCGVVGAAIGTAYQWIPALINLFK